The following coding sequences are from one Saprospiraceae bacterium window:
- a CDS encoding DUF3109 family protein, which yields MLMIDDILISDALFEAYFVCKLDACKGACCYEGDFGAPLSKEELPKLAAIWKELKDYLDPESYKILLKSGPYKYYREMQSWGTQLRPDGACVFMIRDEKGIAKCGIEQAWKDGNSNFQKPISCHLYPVRVNENPKRGFIALNYDEWDICKAACKFGEENKVPLYRFVKDAIIRRFGSDFYEQLDAAYTELGRIGQEIQD from the coding sequence ATGTTGATGATCGATGATATTCTGATAAGTGATGCGCTTTTTGAAGCCTATTTTGTCTGTAAACTAGATGCCTGCAAAGGAGCTTGCTGCTATGAAGGCGATTTCGGGGCACCACTATCCAAAGAGGAGTTGCCAAAGCTAGCTGCAATTTGGAAGGAATTGAAAGATTATCTGGATCCGGAGAGCTATAAAATTCTTTTAAAATCAGGACCTTACAAATATTACCGGGAAATGCAATCCTGGGGCACGCAGCTTAGGCCGGATGGGGCCTGCGTCTTTATGATCAGAGATGAAAAAGGCATTGCCAAATGCGGCATCGAACAAGCCTGGAAAGATGGGAACTCAAATTTTCAGAAACCCATTTCATGTCACCTGTATCCGGTGCGGGTCAATGAAAATCCCAAAAGAGGATTTATTGCCTTGAATTACGATGAGTGGGATATTTGTAAGGCAGCCTGCAAATTTGGAGAAGAGAACAAAGTTCCGTTATACCGTTTTGTTAAAGATGCCATTATTCGGCGGTTTGGCTCTGATTTTTACGAACAGCTGGATGCGGCATACACTGAATTAGGCAGGATCGGACAGGAAATACAGGATTGA
- the metH gene encoding methionine synthase: MNILKQLEHLASDRILLLDGAMGSLIQTFRLSEQDFRSDRFLDHPKDLKGNNDLLSITRPDIIKQIHLMYLDAGSDIIETNTFNANAISQADYGMESLAYEMNFASAKVAKQAAEEYMLKYPGSLRFVAGALGPTNRTASLSPDVNRPGFRNAYFDDFVEAYYQQAKGLMDGGADILLVETIFDTLNGKAALFAIDLLFEETGKTLPLMVSGTITDASGRTLSGQTVEAFYISVSHLPMFSIGLNCALGAKEMKPHLEVLSKMATCRVSAYPNAGLPNELGGYDQTANEMQALIADYAENGYVNIVGGCCGTTPEHIRSMSKAIHGLKPREIPRVEAITSLSGLEAMIFRPDLNFVNIGERTNVTGSKQFAKLILQKNYDEALQVARQQVEAGAQIIDVNMDEGLLDGEQAMSDFLNLLSSEPDIVKVPVMIDSSKWKVIEAGLKCMQGKCVVNSISLKEGEASFLEQAKKVRRYGAAVVIMAFDEQGQADTIERKFSICKRAYELLINKLQFKPEDIIFDPNIFAVATGIDEHNEYAITYIEACKLIKEHLPGVKISGGVSNLSFSYRGNEIVRQAMHSAFLYHAIQAGMDMGIVNAGQMDVYDDIPKELLERVEDVLFNRRADATERLTEYAEQVKNKGKNIVQAEVQAWRKENVESRIRHALVKGITEFIIEDTEEARLKLGRPIFVIEGPLMDGMNEVGDLFGAGKMFLPQVVKSARVMKQAVAYLTPYMEQDKTTVSRAKGKILLATVKGDVHDIGKNIVGIVLACNNYEIIDLGVMVSCDTILTNARSLGVDIIGLSGLITPSLDEMVHVAEVMQKEGFSTPLLIGGATTSKLHTALRIEPKYHQPVIHVLDASRAVNVVSQLLSEDSSQRNLFLQNIKADYERTRIQRLQRQQSKTLLDLSSARANKWKTDWEYFKPVKPNNQGIQVFDNLDLSVLKKYIDWTPFFQSWELSGKYPSIFEDAVIGEEAKRLYDDAIALLDDLILHQKIQAKAVIGIFPAGSQNEDIHVFSPHDPTQKLIVLHHLRQQVKKTEGQANFCLSDFVKPMQSNPEDYLGGFAVCAGYGVDDLVAFYESKHDDYHAILVKALADRLAEACAEYLHEYVRTQYWAYAPEEKFSNEELIRENYTGIRPAPGYPACPEHTEKLSLWKLLDVEKNIGLRLTESMAMYPTAAVSGWYFAHPESKYFTVSEIAEDQFTDYAQRKEWAVATAQKWLGTLWSGD; this comes from the coding sequence ATGAATATTTTGAAACAACTCGAACACCTTGCATCGGATCGCATATTGCTGTTGGATGGCGCGATGGGAAGCCTTATACAGACTTTTCGTTTATCTGAACAAGATTTCAGAAGTGATCGCTTTTTAGACCATCCCAAAGACTTAAAAGGTAATAACGATTTATTATCTATTACCAGACCTGATATCATTAAACAGATCCATCTGATGTATCTCGATGCAGGATCGGATATCATAGAGACCAATACTTTCAATGCTAATGCCATCTCTCAGGCAGATTACGGGATGGAATCCCTTGCATACGAAATGAATTTCGCATCTGCTAAAGTTGCAAAACAAGCAGCAGAAGAATATATGCTGAAATATCCCGGCTCTTTGCGATTTGTTGCAGGAGCTTTGGGCCCGACTAATAGAACGGCCAGCTTAAGTCCGGATGTCAATCGTCCCGGTTTCAGAAATGCTTATTTCGATGACTTTGTAGAAGCCTATTATCAACAGGCAAAAGGACTTATGGATGGTGGAGCGGATATCCTACTGGTAGAAACCATTTTTGATACGCTCAATGGCAAAGCTGCTCTATTTGCTATTGATCTATTATTCGAAGAAACGGGAAAAACCTTACCCTTGATGGTATCCGGAACGATTACAGATGCCAGCGGACGGACACTTTCCGGACAGACTGTTGAAGCCTTTTATATTTCTGTTTCACATTTACCTATGTTTTCCATAGGCTTGAATTGTGCTTTAGGTGCCAAAGAAATGAAGCCGCATCTCGAAGTATTAAGTAAAATGGCCACTTGTCGCGTGAGTGCATATCCCAATGCCGGATTACCCAATGAACTGGGTGGTTATGACCAGACGGCGAATGAAATGCAAGCCTTGATTGCAGATTATGCCGAAAACGGTTATGTCAATATTGTGGGTGGATGTTGCGGAACAACTCCGGAACACATTCGGAGCATGTCCAAAGCCATACATGGATTAAAACCCAGAGAGATACCTCGCGTCGAAGCTATAACCAGTCTTTCCGGATTGGAGGCAATGATCTTTCGACCTGATCTTAATTTTGTAAATATCGGCGAACGTACCAATGTAACCGGATCCAAACAATTTGCGAAACTCATCCTTCAAAAAAATTACGACGAAGCGCTGCAGGTAGCCCGACAACAGGTCGAAGCCGGGGCACAGATTATCGATGTCAATATGGATGAAGGTTTGTTAGATGGTGAACAAGCCATGTCGGATTTTTTAAATCTTTTAAGTTCCGAACCAGACATTGTAAAGGTTCCAGTCATGATCGATTCTTCGAAATGGAAAGTTATAGAGGCCGGATTAAAATGCATGCAGGGAAAATGTGTCGTCAATTCCATTTCACTCAAAGAAGGTGAAGCCAGTTTTCTCGAACAAGCCAAAAAAGTAAGGCGTTATGGCGCCGCGGTTGTCATCATGGCTTTCGATGAACAAGGCCAGGCTGATACCATCGAACGCAAATTTTCGATTTGTAAGAGAGCCTATGAACTGCTCATCAACAAACTTCAATTCAAACCGGAAGACATCATTTTTGACCCCAACATATTTGCAGTTGCCACAGGTATTGATGAACACAATGAATACGCCATAACTTATATCGAAGCATGTAAATTGATCAAAGAACATTTACCCGGTGTAAAAATAAGTGGTGGCGTAAGCAATTTATCCTTCTCTTACCGAGGAAATGAAATCGTACGTCAGGCGATGCATTCGGCATTTCTTTATCATGCTATACAAGCCGGAATGGACATGGGTATAGTCAATGCAGGGCAAATGGATGTTTACGATGACATTCCTAAAGAATTACTGGAGCGTGTGGAAGATGTGCTCTTCAACAGACGTGCCGACGCAACAGAAAGATTGACCGAATATGCCGAACAAGTTAAAAATAAAGGCAAAAATATCGTTCAGGCTGAAGTACAGGCATGGCGGAAAGAAAACGTAGAAAGCCGAATTCGTCATGCATTGGTAAAAGGGATCACAGAATTTATTATAGAAGATACGGAAGAAGCAAGATTAAAATTGGGCCGACCGATTTTTGTGATTGAAGGTCCGCTCATGGATGGCATGAATGAAGTTGGTGACTTGTTTGGGGCCGGAAAAATGTTTTTACCACAGGTCGTCAAAAGTGCACGCGTGATGAAACAAGCCGTTGCTTACTTGACACCATACATGGAACAAGATAAAACTACGGTATCCAGGGCAAAAGGAAAAATATTACTAGCCACCGTTAAAGGGGATGTTCACGATATCGGAAAAAATATCGTTGGCATCGTACTGGCATGTAATAATTATGAAATTATCGATCTGGGGGTCATGGTCTCCTGTGACACGATTCTGACTAACGCACGTTCGTTAGGTGTTGATATCATCGGATTAAGCGGACTCATCACGCCTTCCCTTGACGAGATGGTACACGTGGCGGAAGTCATGCAAAAAGAAGGATTCAGCACCCCCCTGTTAATTGGCGGGGCGACGACCTCGAAGTTACATACTGCTCTTCGCATTGAACCGAAATATCACCAACCCGTCATTCACGTGCTCGATGCCTCGCGTGCTGTGAATGTTGTAAGTCAGTTGTTAAGTGAAGATAGCTCGCAAAGAAACTTATTTCTACAAAACATCAAAGCAGATTACGAACGCACCCGCATTCAACGATTACAACGACAGCAATCCAAGACTCTGTTAGATCTATCATCAGCCAGAGCCAACAAATGGAAAACTGATTGGGAATATTTTAAACCTGTTAAACCTAATAATCAGGGAATTCAGGTTTTTGATAATTTAGATTTGTCCGTTCTGAAAAAGTACATCGACTGGACTCCTTTTTTTCAGAGTTGGGAACTCAGCGGGAAATATCCTTCCATATTTGAAGACGCTGTTATTGGTGAAGAAGCCAAGCGATTGTACGACGATGCGATTGCATTACTAGATGATCTCATTCTACATCAAAAAATTCAGGCCAAAGCAGTCATAGGAATTTTTCCGGCTGGTTCTCAAAATGAAGATATCCATGTTTTTTCGCCACACGATCCAACACAAAAGCTCATCGTCCTTCATCACTTAAGACAACAGGTAAAAAAGACAGAAGGTCAAGCAAATTTTTGTCTTTCAGATTTTGTCAAACCAATGCAATCAAATCCGGAAGATTATTTAGGTGGCTTTGCAGTTTGTGCCGGTTATGGAGTTGACGACTTGGTCGCTTTTTACGAAAGTAAACACGACGATTATCACGCAATCCTGGTCAAAGCATTAGCAGACCGACTTGCAGAAGCCTGCGCCGAATATCTTCACGAATATGTCCGAACTCAATACTGGGCATATGCCCCGGAAGAAAAATTCTCCAACGAAGAACTGATTCGCGAAAACTACACCGGTATCCGGCCGGCACCCGGTTATCCTGCCTGCCCTGAGCACACCGAGAAACTCAGTTTATGGAAACTGCTCGACGTTGAAAAAAATATCGGACTCCGCCTTACGGAAAGTATGGCTATGTACCCAACTGCCGCAGTGAGCGGTTGGTATTTTGCGCATCCAGAATCCAAATATTTCACAGTCAGTGAAATTGCAGAAGATCAGTTTACAGATTATGCCCAAAGAAAGGAATGGGCTGTAGCTACGGCGCAAAAATGGTTGGGCACTTTGTGGAGTGGGGACTGA